In one Acipenser ruthenus chromosome 10, fAciRut3.2 maternal haplotype, whole genome shotgun sequence genomic region, the following are encoded:
- the LOC117401055 gene encoding frizzled-7-A-like yields MSMFKKDHCCSWTVCVLALCALFSPQKATGQYHGEKGISIPEHGFCQPISIPLCTDIAYNQTIMPNLLGHTNQEDAGLEVHQFYPLVKVQCSPDLKFFLCSMYAPVCTVLEQAIPPCRSLCERARQGCEALMNKFGFQWPERLRCENFPVHGAGEICVGQNTSDTGSPTPYPSPYIPDLITLPPNTGVRPSQPFSCPRQIKVPTYLNYHFLGEKDCGAPCEPTKQNGLMYFREEEVKFGRLWVGIWSILCCVSTLFTVLTYLVDMRRFRYPERPIIFLSGCYFMVAVAYATGFFLEDKVVCIDKFADDGYKTVAQGTKKEGCTILFMILYFFGMASSIWWVILSLTWFLSAGMKWGHEAIEANSQYFHLAAWAVPAIKTITILAMGQVDGDLLTGVCYVGIYNVDSLRGFVLAPLFVYLFIGTSFLLAGFVSLFRIRTIMKHDGTKTEKLEKLMVRIGVFSVLYTVPATIVIACYFYEQAFREQWEKTWHKQTCKSFAVPCPGNDFAPMTPDFTVFMIKYLMTMIVGITSGFWIWSGKTLQSWRRFYSRLSNSNQGETTV; encoded by the coding sequence ATGTCGATGTTTAAGAAAGATCATTGCTGTtcctggactgtgtgtgtgttggctCTGTGTGCCTTGTTCAGCCCGCAGAAGGCGACTGGACAGTATCACGGAGAGAAGGGCATTTCAATTCCAGAGCACGGGTTTTGTCAGCCGATCTCAATTCCGCTGTGCACGGACATTGCTTACAATCAGACCATCATGCCCAATTTGCTGGGTCACACGAACCAAGAGGACGCCGGACTGGAGGTGCATCAGTTCTACCCTCTGGTGAAGGTCCAGTGCTCTCCCGATCTCAAGTTTTTCCTGTGTTCCATGTATGCCCCGGTCTGCACTGTTTTGGAACAGGCAATTCCGCCTTGCAGGTCTCTGTGTGAGCGAGCCAGGCAGGGCTGCGAAGCGCTGATGAACAAATTCGGATTTCAGTGGCCGGAGAGACTGAGATGCGAGAATTTCCCTGTGCACGGCGCAGGGGAGATCTGTGTCGGGCAGAACACCTCGGATACCGGCAGCCCGACTCCTTACCCGTCCCCCTACATTCCAGACCTGATCACGCTGCCACCCAACACAGGCGTCCGCCCAAGTCAGCCTTTCTCGTGTCCAAGGCAGATCAAAGTCCCCACATACCTGAACTATCACTTCTTGGGGGAAAAGGACTGTGGCGCCCCCTGTGAACCAACTAAACAGAACGGGCTGATGTACTTCAGAGAAGAGGAAGTGAAGTTTGGCAGGTTGTGGGTTGGCATCTGGTCCATCCTGTGCTGCGTCTCCACACTGTTCACTGTACTCACCTACCTGGTTGACATGAGGCGCTTCAGATACCCAGAAAGACCCATCATTTTCCTGTCCGGCTGCTATTTCATGGTGGCAGTGGCCTATGCCACTGGCTTCTTCTTGGAGGACAAGGTGGTCTGCATTGACAAGTTTGCGGACGATGGCTACAAAACAGTGGCACAGGGGACCAAGAAGGAAGGCTGCACCATTCTGTTCATGATCCTCTACTTTTTTGGCATGGCGAGCTCCATCTGGTGGGTCATCCTGTCTCTTACCTGGTTCCTCTCGGCTGGAATGAAATGGGGCCATGAAGCCATTGAAGCCAACTCCCAGTACTTCCACTTGGCAGCCTGGGCAGTGCCAGCCATCAAAACCATCACCATCTTGGCTATGGGGCAGGTGGACGGGGACCTCCTGACTGGGGTGTGCTACGTTGGCATCTACAACGTGGATTCCCTGCGTGGCTTTGTCCTGGCGCCCCTGTTTGTCTACCTCTTCATCGGTACCTCCTTCCTCCTCGCCGGCTTTGTCTCCCTCTTCAGGATCAGGACAATCATGAAGCACGACGGCACCAAGACGGAGAAGCTGGAGAAGCTGATGGTTCGGATCGGAGTCTTCAGCGTCCTCTACACTGTGCCAGCCACCATCGTCATTGCATGCTACTTCTATGAGCAGGCTTTCCGGGAGCAGTGGGAGAAGACCTGGCACAAGCAGACCTGCAAAAGCTTCGCGGTCCCCTGCCCTGGGAACGACTTTGCCCCCATGACTCCAGACTTCACAGTTTTTATGATCAAGTACTTGATGACCATGATTGTGGGGATCACTTCCGGGTTCTGGATATGGTCTGGGAAAACCTTGCAGTCCTGGCGCAGGTTTTACAGCAGACTCAGCAACAGCAACCAAGGCGAGACCACTGTATGA